In the Palaeococcus pacificus DY20341 genome, one interval contains:
- the rbcL gene encoding type III ribulose-bisphosphate carboxylase, with protein MPEKFEIYDIYVDKEYEPNRKRDVIAVFRITPAEGFSIEDAAGAVAAESSTGTWTSLYQWYEKERWDDMSAKAYYFHDMGDGSWIVRIAYPMHLFEEGNLPGFLASVAGNIFGMKRVKGLRLEDLYLPERFLRDFSGPAFGKKGVKEIFGVKDRPIVGTVPKPKVGYSPEELEKLAYDLLSGGMDYVKDDENLTSPWYNRFEDRADVLMKVIEKVENETGEKKSWFANITADVREMERRLELLADYGNPHAMVDVVVTGWGALEYIRDLAADYGIAIHGHRAMHAAFTRSPYHGISMFVLAKLCRVIGIDQLHVGTAGAGKLEGGKWDVIQYARIFTEEHYVPDENDVYHLEQKFYHIKPAMPTSSGGLHPGNLKPVIDALGTDIVLQIGGGTLGHPDGPKAGAMAVRQALDAIIEGTPLDEYAKTHKELARALEKWGHVTPV; from the coding sequence ATGCCTGAAAAGTTTGAGATATACGACATATATGTGGACAAAGAGTATGAACCAAACAGAAAGAGGGACGTTATCGCAGTGTTTAGGATTACCCCCGCAGAGGGCTTCAGCATTGAAGATGCTGCTGGGGCTGTAGCCGCTGAAAGTTCCACGGGGACGTGGACGAGCCTTTATCAATGGTATGAAAAGGAAAGATGGGACGACATGTCCGCCAAGGCATATTACTTCCACGACATGGGAGATGGCTCATGGATTGTTAGAATAGCCTATCCAATGCACCTCTTCGAAGAGGGTAACCTTCCGGGCTTTCTTGCATCCGTTGCGGGTAACATCTTTGGAATGAAGCGTGTCAAAGGGCTCCGCCTTGAGGACTTATACCTTCCTGAGAGGTTTCTTAGAGATTTCAGCGGCCCTGCCTTTGGAAAGAAAGGGGTAAAAGAGATTTTTGGCGTTAAGGATAGGCCCATAGTTGGAACCGTCCCGAAGCCAAAAGTTGGTTACTCCCCTGAAGAGCTTGAAAAGCTCGCTTATGACCTCCTCAGTGGTGGAATGGACTATGTAAAGGACGATGAAAACCTCACAAGTCCATGGTACAACCGCTTTGAGGACAGAGCTGATGTGCTCATGAAGGTCATTGAAAAGGTAGAAAACGAGACAGGTGAGAAGAAGTCATGGTTCGCAAACATAACCGCCGATGTTAGAGAGATGGAGCGTAGGCTTGAGCTTTTAGCGGACTACGGCAATCCTCATGCAATGGTCGATGTTGTCGTTACAGGATGGGGTGCTCTCGAATACATCCGCGACCTTGCCGCTGACTATGGCATAGCCATCCACGGTCACAGAGCTATGCATGCCGCGTTTACAAGAAGCCCCTACCACGGCATTTCAATGTTCGTCCTTGCTAAGTTATGCCGTGTTATAGGTATTGACCAGCTTCACGTTGGAACTGCAGGAGCAGGAAAGCTTGAGGGCGGAAAGTGGGACGTCATCCAGTACGCGAGGATATTCACGGAGGAGCACTATGTCCCGGATGAAAACGATGTTTATCACCTTGAGCAGAAGTTCTACCACATAAAGCCGGCCATGCCGACCAGCTCCGGCGGACTCCACCCCGGAAACCTCAAACCCGTCATAGATGCCCTTGGAACTGATATCGTCCTGCAGATAGGAGGAGGAACCCTCGGACACCCCGATGGACCAAAGGCGGGAGCTATGGCAGTTAGGCAAGCTCTAGATGCCATCATAGAGGGAACACCGCTCGACGAATACGCCAAGACTCATAAGGAGCTGGCAAGAGCTTTAGAGAAGTGGGGCCACGTAACTCCAGTTTAA